One Brachybacterium aquaticum genomic region harbors:
- a CDS encoding dipeptide ABC transporter ATP-binding protein yields the protein MTGPHDPRPAPAPLLAVRDLSVTYRTRRGPVEAVRGIDLTLTRGGVTALVGESGSGKSSAAQAVIGLLADNGTVTGGSITLTGDDGTAQELVGLREREWRALRGTRIGLIPQDPTSSLDPVRTVGDAVAEPLRIHGWRDRDAIRARVVELLGLVGLDDPATRAGQYPHELSGGMRQRVLIAAALALEPELLIADEPTSALDVTVQATVLDLIDELREATGAGVLLITHDLAVAAERADTLVVMRDGRVEESGPTAEVLVAPTAAYTRTLLSDAPSLRRVVDRRPHLPVEAQEPLVSVRSLRQEFGGRSGAAPFVAIEDLSFDIPRGTTHALVGESGSGKTTTGRAIAGFRTPTAGAIRVADTEVTALRGGRALREFRSTVQLVHQNPFGSLDPRQTVSAILEEPLRNTGRGDRAERRSAAMHHLDLVALPAEVATRRPRELSGGQRQRVAIARALILQPDVVVLDEAVSALDVTVQAQILRLLARLQDELGLTYVFISHDLAVVRQVADTVSVLRRGVQVEQGEVAQVLGDRHHEYTRQLLAAIPGAGDIRLTDTPHPADTQELTSP from the coding sequence ATGACCGGCCCGCACGATCCCCGTCCCGCCCCGGCACCACTGCTCGCCGTGCGCGACCTCTCGGTCACGTATCGGACCCGGCGCGGCCCCGTCGAGGCGGTGCGCGGCATCGACCTCACCCTCACCCGCGGCGGGGTCACCGCCCTGGTCGGGGAGTCCGGCTCCGGAAAGTCGTCCGCGGCCCAGGCCGTCATCGGACTGCTCGCCGACAATGGCACCGTCACCGGCGGCTCCATCACCCTCACGGGGGACGACGGCACGGCCCAGGAGCTGGTGGGGCTGCGCGAGCGGGAGTGGCGCGCCCTGCGCGGCACCCGCATCGGGCTGATCCCTCAGGACCCCACCAGCTCGCTCGATCCCGTGCGAACCGTCGGCGATGCCGTCGCCGAGCCGCTGCGGATCCACGGCTGGCGGGACCGAGACGCGATCCGCGCCCGGGTCGTGGAGCTGCTGGGTCTGGTGGGCCTGGACGATCCCGCTACCCGCGCGGGCCAGTACCCCCACGAGCTCTCCGGCGGCATGCGCCAGCGCGTGCTGATCGCCGCGGCGCTCGCCCTCGAGCCCGAGCTGCTGATCGCCGACGAGCCCACCAGCGCCCTGGACGTCACCGTCCAGGCCACCGTGCTGGACCTCATCGACGAGCTGCGCGAGGCGACCGGCGCCGGGGTCCTGCTCATCACCCATGACCTCGCCGTCGCCGCCGAACGAGCCGACACCCTGGTGGTCATGCGCGACGGCCGGGTGGAGGAGTCGGGCCCGACGGCCGAGGTGCTCGTCGCCCCGACCGCCGCATACACCCGCACCCTGCTCTCCGACGCCCCCTCGCTGCGCCGTGTCGTCGACCGCCGACCTCACCTCCCCGTCGAAGCCCAGGAGCCGCTGGTCTCCGTGCGCTCCCTGCGCCAGGAATTCGGCGGACGCAGCGGCGCGGCACCCTTCGTTGCCATCGAGGACCTCTCCTTCGACATCCCACGCGGCACGACCCACGCCCTGGTGGGGGAGTCCGGCTCCGGGAAGACCACCACCGGTCGCGCGATCGCGGGCTTCCGCACCCCCACCGCCGGCGCCATCCGGGTCGCCGACACCGAGGTCACCGCTCTGCGCGGAGGCCGCGCACTGCGCGAGTTCCGCTCCACCGTCCAGCTGGTCCACCAGAACCCCTTCGGGTCCCTCGACCCGCGCCAGACGGTCTCCGCGATCCTCGAGGAGCCGCTGCGCAACACCGGCCGCGGCGACCGGGCCGAGCGGCGCAGCGCCGCGATGCATCACCTCGATCTGGTGGCCCTGCCCGCCGAGGTCGCCACGCGCCGACCCCGCGAGCTCTCAGGCGGCCAGCGCCAGCGGGTCGCGATAGCCCGGGCCCTGATCCTCCAGCCCGACGTGGTCGTGCTCGACGAGGCGGTCTCCGCACTCGACGTCACCGTGCAGGCGCAGATCCTGCGCCTGCTGGCGCGGCTCCAGGACGAACTCGGCCTGACCTACGTGTTCATCTCCCACGACCTCGCGGTGGTGCGGCAGGTCGCCGACACCGTCTCGGTGCTGCGGCGCGGCGTGCAGGTCGAGCAGGGTGAGGTCGCCCAGGTCCTCGGCGACCGCCATCACGAGTACACCCGGCAGCTGCTCGCCGCCATCCCGGGGGCCGGGGACATCCGGCTCACCGACACCCCGCACCCCGCCGATACCCAGGAGCTCACCTCCCCATGA
- a CDS encoding ABC transporter permease — protein sequence MSLQSLTTRPVGGPDTARTRRRSPALRPTVLLAMMVLALALAWALIPAAFTAHDPTSSVGPALQAPSAQHWFGTDATGRDVFSRVVHGASHSITAALVAVAVGLVVGTTIGVVAGTVGGLIEEALMRVVDVLLAIPGLLLSLSVVILLGFGTTNAAIAVGVTSIATFARLTRSRVLEVRRSEYVEAAFGSGGTLPAILWRHILPNSAAPVIALAALQLGSAILQISTLGFLGYGAPPPTPEWGLLIAEGRDYVATAWWLTLLPGLVVAAVVLSTNRLSDALGKAERP from the coding sequence ATGAGCCTGCAGAGCCTCACCACCCGGCCCGTCGGCGGACCGGACACCGCTCGCACCCGACGGCGCTCACCCGCCCTGCGCCCCACGGTGCTGCTCGCGATGATGGTGCTCGCCCTTGCACTCGCCTGGGCGCTGATCCCGGCAGCGTTCACCGCCCACGACCCGACCTCCTCCGTCGGCCCTGCCCTCCAGGCACCCAGCGCGCAGCACTGGTTCGGCACCGACGCGACCGGCCGGGACGTCTTCTCCCGCGTGGTCCACGGCGCGTCCCACTCGATCACCGCGGCGCTGGTCGCCGTCGCCGTCGGGCTCGTGGTCGGCACCACGATCGGCGTCGTCGCCGGCACCGTCGGCGGCCTCATCGAGGAGGCCCTCATGCGCGTGGTCGACGTGCTGCTGGCCATCCCCGGCCTGCTGCTCTCGCTGTCGGTCGTGATCCTGCTCGGCTTCGGCACCACCAACGCTGCGATCGCGGTGGGGGTCACCTCGATCGCGACCTTCGCCCGGCTCACCCGCTCCCGCGTGCTCGAGGTGCGCCGCAGCGAGTACGTCGAAGCGGCGTTCGGCTCCGGCGGCACCCTGCCCGCGATCCTGTGGCGCCATATCCTGCCCAACTCCGCCGCACCGGTGATCGCCCTGGCCGCGCTCCAGCTCGGCTCCGCGATCCTGCAGATCTCCACCCTCGGCTTCCTCGGCTACGGTGCGCCGCCGCCCACTCCGGAATGGGGGCTGCTCATCGCCGAGGGCCGCGACTATGTCGCCACCGCCTGGTGGCTGACGTTGCTGCCCGGCCTCGTCGTCGCCGCGGTCGTGCTGTCCACCAACCGTCTCAGCGACGCCCTCGGAAAGGCGGAGCGCCCATGA
- a CDS encoding ABC transporter permease, giving the protein MHYVLRRLGGALLVLALAFTVAYILLAALPGDAVLARYGNPDLGLTAAQLAEIRAAYGADRPVLLQYLDMAGSFLRGDLGYSVQSGAAVSALLAEALPSTIVLAALGLALAVLIAVAIAFTATHVSLRSSRLTHGLRAALRGLPPLMVSLPVFWIGIMLIQIFSFRLGLVPVLNAGPVQSLILPVATLAIPIAAPLAQVLIRSIDEVSAQPFVGVARARGASTWHLLWHTVARNALLPAMTMAGLLFGELIGGAVVTETVFGRMGIGQLTAQAVAARDTPVLMAVVVLSTVVFVLINLVVDLLYPVLDARLGRSDRAVAPTVPTRGAAVGAA; this is encoded by the coding sequence ATGCATTACGTGCTGCGCCGACTCGGCGGTGCGCTGCTGGTCCTGGCACTCGCGTTCACCGTGGCCTACATCCTGCTCGCGGCCCTCCCGGGAGACGCGGTGCTGGCCCGCTACGGAAACCCTGACCTCGGCCTGACCGCCGCGCAGCTCGCCGAGATCCGGGCCGCCTACGGGGCGGACCGGCCAGTGCTCCTGCAGTACCTGGACATGGCCGGCTCCTTCCTGCGCGGCGACCTCGGCTACTCCGTCCAGAGCGGAGCGGCAGTCTCTGCCCTCCTGGCCGAGGCCCTGCCCTCGACCATCGTGCTCGCTGCCCTGGGCCTCGCCCTCGCCGTGCTGATCGCGGTGGCGATCGCCTTCACCGCCACCCACGTGAGCCTGCGGTCGAGCCGCCTGACCCACGGACTGCGGGCCGCGCTGCGAGGACTGCCGCCGCTCATGGTCTCCCTGCCGGTGTTCTGGATCGGGATCATGCTGATCCAGATCTTCTCGTTCCGCCTTGGTCTGGTCCCGGTGCTGAACGCCGGTCCCGTGCAGTCACTGATCCTTCCGGTGGCGACCCTCGCGATCCCGATCGCGGCCCCGCTCGCGCAGGTGCTCATCCGCTCGATCGATGAGGTCTCCGCGCAGCCCTTCGTGGGGGTGGCCCGCGCCCGCGGAGCCTCCACCTGGCACCTGCTGTGGCACACCGTCGCTCGCAACGCCCTGCTGCCCGCGATGACCATGGCCGGGCTGCTGTTCGGCGAGCTGATCGGCGGCGCGGTCGTCACCGAGACGGTGTTCGGACGGATGGGGATCGGGCAGCTGACCGCCCAGGCCGTCGCCGCCCGCGACACCCCGGTGCTGATGGCGGTGGTGGTGCTCTCCACCGTCGTGTTCGTGCTGATCAATCTCGTGGTGGACCTGCTCTACCCGGTCCTGGACGCGAGGCTTGGACGCAGCGACCGAGCTGTCGCCCCGACGGTCCCGACCCGCGGAGCGGCGGTGGGTGCGGCATGA
- a CDS encoding TIGR04028 family ABC transporter substrate-binding protein: MSSPGLDRHRRFNNYDRGEVVDATTVRFHFSAPAPGFAQAVSTINSGLLSNATLDRTGEEFGPGNATDIIASGPFTIVEEEIGTRLKLAVREDYAWGPASLAHSGRALLDEIDIIVAAESSVRVGTVTSRQAHIARQIDAPDEAQFATDALALHAATTNGVNNSLNFRFRDPALDDVRTRQALIAAIDRQAIVDTLFSDSYPLATGILAATALGYVDTSESYVHDPARAATLLDEAGWTAGADGTRTKDGQALTLTFNEALPQPRSREVVTLIQEQLAELGIAVELLPGDQAAQDAARAEPGTVQVYHSMVGRADYDVIKSHFSSGNRNALLNGYPDGSVGDEELDALLAQIASVPDEEGRAEASAAAQAHLSENAYALPLFEEPQVFGFVSEVQGFATESVGRPSFYSTWLAG; the protein is encoded by the coding sequence ATGAGCTCACCGGGGCTTGACAGACATAGGAGATTCAACAACTACGACCGCGGCGAGGTCGTGGACGCGACCACGGTGCGCTTCCACTTCTCCGCCCCCGCCCCGGGCTTCGCACAGGCCGTCTCCACGATCAACTCCGGCCTGCTCTCGAACGCCACGCTCGACCGCACCGGCGAGGAGTTCGGCCCCGGCAACGCGACCGACATCATCGCCTCGGGTCCGTTCACCATCGTCGAGGAGGAGATCGGCACGCGGCTGAAGCTCGCCGTCCGCGAGGACTACGCCTGGGGCCCCGCCTCCCTCGCGCACAGCGGCCGTGCCCTGCTCGACGAGATCGACATCATCGTCGCGGCGGAGTCCTCCGTCCGCGTCGGCACCGTCACCTCCCGGCAGGCCCACATCGCCCGCCAGATCGACGCGCCGGACGAGGCCCAGTTCGCCACCGATGCGCTGGCCCTGCACGCCGCGACGACCAACGGCGTGAACAACAGCCTCAACTTCCGCTTCCGCGACCCTGCTCTCGACGACGTGCGCACCCGGCAGGCGCTCATCGCCGCGATCGACCGACAGGCCATCGTGGACACCCTCTTCTCGGACAGCTATCCGCTGGCCACCGGGATCCTCGCCGCCACCGCGCTGGGCTACGTCGACACCTCCGAGAGCTACGTCCACGACCCGGCGCGGGCAGCCACGCTGCTCGACGAGGCCGGGTGGACGGCGGGAGCCGACGGCACCCGCACCAAGGACGGTCAGGCGCTGACCCTGACCTTCAACGAGGCCCTTCCGCAGCCCCGCTCCCGCGAGGTGGTCACCCTGATCCAGGAGCAGCTGGCCGAGCTGGGCATCGCCGTGGAGCTGCTCCCGGGCGACCAGGCCGCGCAGGACGCCGCCCGGGCCGAGCCCGGCACCGTGCAGGTGTACCACTCGATGGTGGGTCGGGCCGACTACGACGTGATCAAGTCCCACTTCTCCTCCGGGAACCGCAACGCCCTGCTCAACGGCTATCCCGACGGCAGCGTCGGCGACGAGGAGCTCGATGCGCTGCTGGCGCAGATCGCCTCCGTCCCGGACGAGGAAGGCCGCGCCGAGGCCTCCGCCGCCGCCCAGGCGCACCTGTCCGAGAACGCCTACGCGCTGCCGCTGTTCGAGGAGCCGCAGGTGTTCGGGTTCGTCAGCGAGGTGCAGGGCTTCGCCACCGAGTCCGTGGGACGGCCGAGCTTCTACAGCACCTGGCTCGCGGGCTGA
- a CDS encoding IS110 family transposase, translating into MAIVAHTRPFVIGVDTHARNHAVSILACPTGEIVDEAQFPATAAGLSRAVSWVGRRTGGDLDTLWVIEGTGTYGARLARTAADTGHTVVEAPRMNARANRGIGKSDPLDARRIAAAALPLQQTQLRQPRADEGIRAAIKVLLASRDHMSTERTATINALTALLRVVDLGIDARRPLTATQIATTAAWRTRDEELATATARGEAIRLAKRVAALDGELKEITTRITDLVRQSPAGGLLNQPGIGPVTAAVALTAWSHLGRIRSESAFASLAGTSPIPASSGNTVRHRINRGGDRRLNRALHMAVVTRMRMDPRTRAYVERRTAEGRTLREIRRCLKRYLARDIYRRLNTAAQNELTGA; encoded by the coding sequence ATGGCTATCGTCGCGCATACCCGCCCGTTCGTCATCGGCGTGGATACCCACGCCCGCAACCACGCTGTCTCGATCCTGGCCTGCCCGACGGGCGAGATTGTCGATGAGGCTCAGTTTCCCGCAACGGCAGCAGGCTTGTCACGCGCGGTGTCTTGGGTCGGGCGCCGCACCGGAGGGGACCTCGACACGCTGTGGGTGATCGAGGGCACCGGCACCTACGGCGCACGCCTTGCCCGCACTGCAGCAGACACCGGACACACCGTCGTCGAGGCCCCGCGGATGAACGCTCGGGCGAACCGCGGCATCGGCAAGTCCGACCCGCTGGATGCGCGCCGCATCGCCGCAGCAGCGCTCCCGCTGCAGCAGACGCAACTGCGTCAACCGCGCGCCGACGAAGGTATTCGCGCTGCCATAAAGGTCCTGCTGGCCTCCCGCGACCACATGAGCACCGAGCGCACCGCGACGATCAACGCGCTCACCGCGCTACTGCGCGTGGTCGACCTCGGTATCGATGCCCGCCGCCCGCTCACCGCGACCCAGATCGCCACGACCGCGGCGTGGCGCACCCGCGACGAAGAGCTCGCCACGGCCACCGCCCGTGGTGAAGCGATCCGGCTCGCCAAACGCGTCGCCGCCCTCGACGGCGAGCTCAAGGAGATCACCACGCGGATCACGGACCTGGTCCGGCAGAGCCCCGCCGGTGGCCTGCTCAACCAGCCCGGCATCGGCCCAGTCACCGCCGCCGTCGCTCTGACCGCGTGGTCACACCTGGGCCGCATTCGATCCGAGTCCGCGTTCGCCAGCCTCGCTGGAACCAGCCCCATCCCCGCGTCATCGGGCAACACCGTCCGGCACCGGATCAACCGGGGTGGCGACCGGCGCCTCAACCGAGCACTCCACATGGCCGTCGTCACCCGCATGCGAATGGACCCGCGAACCCGCGCCTACGTCGAGCGCCGTACCGCCGAAGGGCGCACCCTCCGGGAGATCCGTCGCTGCCTCAAGCGCTACCTCGCCCGCGACATCTACCGCCGCCTCAACACCGCCGCTCAGAATGAGCTCACCGGGGCTTGA
- a CDS encoding DEAD/DEAH box helicase, protein MGTGRVDEVTDYFAQVLRRGQLEEVTFTDASPFVVAPREQITEGALDEEDTAALFAHHDRMAPKSKGGKARRDPTISVVISLATLPADRGGTQHGLLLLSATLHRDGRLEPDLESSTSPWIPSERPSSPAVTDREVMVGSLHDFWAHTRTEVAAEISRTETMRGAVRLAETLFRAVSGTTLEDFAAENADLSREITLSRCCVQELDRFNAVGGLLQLYDFYERTGNGTALLTRAVQGWQGTRAEEMRIHDGDGLLEAARAACGSMSDGFPLTASQRRAVHAFLGSEDGEVTAVSGPPGTGKTTVLQSIVANLLTRRALDRGAAPVIVGTSTNNQAVTNIISSFSSVTKREPGTLDLRWLPEASDGSATAHPLRSLAVYCPAKYKLDEAKKQFLVEQKERSGAYADYTQDTYLAAARNHFLRQVHQHFGSIAEPSEVQGWIHEALTEVDGYRIALLETMSRQGPSAAYARLCDRLATSEHLRGQDLDAVRAAETLEALDEVLDRTLRYAEFWLAVHFFEAQWLLTDDFLEEKERFKTTRDAVDRYWPQAAALTPCFVMTVYQVPRYFGLWTKEEEPPRFDAGRIDLLVVDEAGQVDTPLGLPILGLARRAVVVGDEKQLSPVWSLDEETDREMARGAGIPEHTWREDLRERGLTCSAGSSLMRVASHASRWTYGEAMPGLLLREHFRCHPDIIGFCNELLYGGLLEPKRPPASSKLHGLRPAFEWVDVPQSQDARQGSSRVNQVEARTIARWIVENYGSLFDLYHHQEPDLNKKVPDAELIGVVTPFAAQARLILKEIRLAVQEAGPDADLPGGLAQKITVGTAHRLQGAERPVILFSAVYGTASSQAGFIDATPELMNVAVSRAKDHLVVFAAPNRWDSGPVFGTMAQFARRAAPSETSPPDLEDEPAPPAVLEPVPRTAEEPTEHEEPTEDEVPLRSLTAVIQSWDDAGHLTAEDADLKAASLNPRLAAIGLLAGEPKHWRPTPLAALLGVVETERTGAGGKHYTSIECTGPAQELLLALYRGGNL, encoded by the coding sequence GTGGGGACCGGCAGGGTGGACGAGGTGACGGACTACTTCGCGCAGGTGCTCCGACGGGGCCAGCTCGAGGAGGTGACCTTCACGGACGCCTCGCCCTTCGTCGTGGCGCCCCGCGAGCAGATCACGGAGGGAGCCCTCGACGAGGAGGACACGGCCGCCCTGTTCGCCCATCACGACCGCATGGCGCCCAAGTCCAAGGGCGGAAAGGCTCGGCGGGACCCGACGATCTCCGTGGTCATCTCCCTCGCGACCCTCCCGGCCGACCGGGGCGGCACCCAGCACGGGCTGCTCCTGCTCTCGGCGACGCTGCACCGCGACGGCCGCCTGGAGCCGGACCTCGAGAGCTCCACCTCGCCCTGGATCCCGTCCGAGCGTCCGTCGTCCCCCGCGGTCACGGACCGGGAGGTGATGGTCGGATCCCTCCACGACTTCTGGGCGCACACCCGCACGGAGGTCGCCGCCGAGATCTCGCGCACCGAGACGATGCGCGGCGCCGTGCGACTGGCCGAGACGCTCTTCCGCGCGGTCTCCGGCACGACGCTCGAGGACTTCGCGGCGGAGAACGCGGACCTCTCCCGGGAGATCACGCTCAGCCGCTGCTGCGTCCAGGAGCTGGACCGGTTCAACGCGGTGGGCGGGCTGCTGCAGCTCTACGACTTCTACGAGCGCACCGGGAACGGCACGGCGCTGCTGACCCGTGCCGTCCAGGGCTGGCAGGGCACCCGTGCCGAGGAGATGAGGATCCACGACGGCGACGGGCTCCTCGAGGCCGCCCGCGCCGCATGCGGATCCATGAGCGACGGCTTCCCGCTCACCGCCTCCCAGCGCCGCGCCGTGCACGCCTTCCTGGGCAGCGAGGACGGCGAGGTCACCGCGGTGAGCGGACCTCCCGGGACCGGGAAGACCACGGTGCTGCAGTCGATCGTCGCGAACCTGCTCACACGGCGCGCACTCGACCGCGGAGCCGCCCCCGTCATCGTCGGCACCTCCACCAACAACCAGGCAGTCACCAACATCATCTCCTCCTTCTCCTCGGTCACGAAGAGGGAGCCGGGCACGCTGGACCTGCGCTGGCTGCCCGAGGCGTCGGACGGCTCCGCGACCGCGCACCCGCTGCGCTCGCTGGCCGTGTACTGCCCGGCGAAGTACAAGCTCGACGAGGCGAAGAAGCAGTTCCTGGTCGAGCAGAAGGAGCGCAGCGGCGCGTACGCCGACTACACGCAGGACACCTACCTCGCCGCCGCCCGCAACCACTTCCTCCGCCAGGTGCATCAGCACTTCGGATCGATCGCGGAGCCCTCGGAGGTGCAGGGCTGGATCCACGAGGCCCTCACCGAGGTCGACGGGTATCGCATCGCACTCCTGGAGACCATGTCCCGGCAGGGCCCGTCGGCCGCCTACGCGCGCCTCTGCGATCGCCTGGCGACCTCCGAGCACCTGCGCGGACAGGACCTGGACGCGGTGCGCGCGGCCGAGACGCTCGAGGCGCTCGACGAGGTCCTCGATCGCACCCTGCGCTATGCCGAGTTCTGGCTCGCCGTGCACTTCTTCGAGGCGCAATGGCTGCTCACCGACGACTTCCTCGAGGAGAAGGAGCGGTTCAAGACCACCCGGGACGCCGTGGACCGCTACTGGCCCCAGGCGGCGGCGCTGACGCCGTGCTTCGTCATGACCGTCTACCAGGTGCCCCGGTACTTCGGGCTCTGGACCAAGGAGGAGGAGCCGCCCCGATTCGATGCGGGGCGGATCGATCTGCTGGTCGTCGACGAGGCCGGTCAGGTCGACACCCCGCTCGGCCTGCCGATCCTCGGGCTCGCCCGCCGCGCGGTCGTGGTCGGCGACGAGAAGCAGCTCTCCCCGGTGTGGTCCCTGGACGAGGAGACCGACCGGGAGATGGCCCGCGGCGCCGGCATCCCGGAGCACACCTGGCGGGAGGACCTCCGCGAGCGCGGCCTGACCTGCTCGGCAGGCTCCAGCCTGATGCGGGTGGCGAGCCACGCCTCGCGATGGACCTACGGCGAGGCGATGCCGGGACTCCTGCTGCGCGAGCACTTCCGCTGCCATCCGGACATCATCGGGTTCTGCAACGAGCTGCTGTACGGCGGCCTGCTCGAGCCGAAGCGCCCACCGGCGAGCTCGAAGCTCCACGGTCTCCGCCCCGCCTTCGAATGGGTCGACGTCCCGCAGTCCCAGGACGCCCGGCAGGGGTCCAGCCGCGTGAACCAGGTCGAGGCCCGCACCATCGCGCGATGGATCGTCGAGAACTACGGAAGCCTCTTCGACCTCTACCACCACCAGGAGCCGGACCTGAACAAGAAGGTGCCCGACGCCGAACTGATCGGCGTGGTCACACCCTTCGCCGCCCAGGCCCGGCTCATCCTCAAGGAGATCCGCCTGGCCGTGCAGGAGGCCGGCCCCGACGCGGACCTCCCGGGAGGGCTCGCGCAGAAGATCACGGTGGGGACCGCTCATCGCCTGCAGGGCGCGGAACGGCCGGTCATCCTGTTCTCCGCGGTCTACGGCACCGCCAGCTCCCAGGCAGGCTTCATCGATGCGACGCCCGAGCTGATGAACGTCGCCGTGTCGCGGGCCAAGGACCACCTGGTCGTCTTCGCCGCCCCGAACCGGTGGGACAGCGGCCCCGTGTTCGGCACGATGGCGCAGTTCGCCCGACGCGCCGCTCCGAGCGAGACGTCGCCCCCCGACCTCGAGGACGAGCCTGCGCCCCCCGCCGTCCTCGAACCGGTGCCGCGGACCGCCGAGGAGCCCACCGAACACGAGGAGCCCACCGAGGACGAGGTGCCGCTGCGCAGCCTCACCGCCGTGATCCAGTCGTGGGACGACGCCGGCCACCTCACCGCAGAGGACGCCGACCTGAAGGCCGCGTCCCTCAACCCGCGCCTGGCCGCGATCGGACTGCTCGCCGGCGAGCCGAAGCACTGGCGACCCACCCCGCTCGCGGCCCTGCTGGGCGTGGTCGAGACCGAGCGGACAGGCGCCGGTGGGAAGCACTACACCTCCATCGAGTGCACGGGTCCGGCGCAGGAGCTGCTGCTCGCGCTCTACCGGGGAGGGAACCTCTGA